A region from the Bacillota bacterium genome encodes:
- a CDS encoding DeoR/GlpR family DNA-binding transcription regulator → MVLAEQRRREIVQLARGNSFLSIASLSSRFGVSEMTIRRDLDWLSRTGRLHRVRGGAVISDDQLAEPAYSEKQRQSVDRKSAIARRAAELIRPDDALLLTTGTTIRLIAERMKNLQGITVVTNGIDIASELAPCTGIRTIILGGDVRRSYAVVGLAAERDLDAVHYVDKLFMGVDGISSSHGLTTHHPMEARLYHQMMKKANQVIVVADSSKVGKSTFSFINDVGEADLLITNADADASECERLRSLGLEIDSV, encoded by the coding sequence GTGGTGCTTGCAGAGCAGAGACGGAGAGAGATAGTCCAGTTGGCGCGGGGCAACTCGTTCCTGTCCATTGCCTCCCTGAGCTCACGGTTTGGCGTGTCTGAGATGACGATACGCCGGGACCTCGATTGGCTTTCCCGGACTGGCCGGTTACACAGGGTCAGAGGTGGGGCCGTGATCTCCGATGATCAACTTGCGGAGCCCGCCTATTCCGAGAAGCAGCGCCAGAGTGTGGACCGGAAGTCTGCAATAGCGCGCAGAGCAGCTGAACTGATCAGGCCGGACGACGCATTGCTCCTTACCACCGGCACGACAATACGGCTCATAGCTGAGCGGATGAAGAACCTGCAGGGAATCACTGTGGTCACAAATGGGATAGATATTGCGTCCGAACTGGCACCGTGCACTGGGATCAGGACAATAATCCTGGGTGGAGATGTCAGGCGATCGTACGCTGTCGTGGGACTGGCCGCCGAGCGTGACCTGGACGCCGTCCACTACGTCGACAAGCTATTCATGGGAGTGGACGGCATCAGTTCGAGCCACGGACTTACGACCCATCACCCCATGGAGGCCAGACTCTATCACCAGATGATGAAAAAGGCGAACCAGGTCATCGTGGTGGCGGATAGCTCAAAAGTGGGTAAGTCCACCTTTTCATTCATTAACGACGTCGGGGAGGCGGACCTTCTGATCACGAACGCAGACGCAGATGCATCTGAGTGTGAACGGCTGAGGTCGCTGGGGCTTGAGATAGATAGTGTGTAG
- a CDS encoding galactitol-1-phosphate 5-dehydrogenase → MEGSMWAARLHAPGNIVCEKVPIPVIGPDEVLVRVKAAGVCGSDHSRVMQTGTYSYPTTVGHEFAGDVVEVGPGVAGWTPGDRVTVIPLIPCGECPSCKLGKYHLCDSYDYFGSRRDGAFAEYVAVPTANLLRLPDSVDYETAAMTDPASVALHAVRKSGLSIGESVAVLGAGPIGAFAIQWAKIAGAGLVAATDVQEPKLILAKELGADVTVNARNEDPVAALHRVAPGGFSRVIEIAGSPAAQEQAIHIARKGGAVVYCGISHARLPLSESSVDVLMRREISIVGSWNSGFAPDESTNDWATSVHFFGQRALRALPLVTHRYALDQVKQAFAMAADRGSYFNKILFLP, encoded by the coding sequence GTGGAAGGCTCAATGTGGGCGGCGCGACTTCATGCCCCGGGCAACATAGTCTGCGAAAAGGTGCCAATACCCGTCATCGGACCAGATGAGGTACTAGTGCGGGTCAAAGCTGCCGGCGTATGTGGGTCCGATCATTCCAGAGTCATGCAAACGGGCACATACTCTTACCCCACCACTGTCGGCCACGAGTTTGCTGGGGATGTGGTGGAGGTAGGCCCGGGCGTAGCGGGGTGGACGCCGGGCGACCGGGTCACGGTGATACCTCTCATCCCCTGTGGGGAGTGCCCCAGCTGCAAGTTGGGGAAGTATCATCTCTGCGATTCTTACGACTACTTCGGCTCACGGAGAGATGGAGCTTTTGCGGAATACGTGGCCGTGCCGACAGCCAATCTTCTAAGGCTTCCCGACAGTGTGGACTATGAGACCGCGGCCATGACCGATCCCGCGTCTGTGGCGCTTCATGCAGTGAGAAAAAGTGGGCTTTCGATCGGGGAATCAGTGGCCGTGCTAGGCGCAGGTCCGATAGGGGCATTCGCAATTCAGTGGGCCAAGATCGCCGGCGCTGGTCTGGTTGCAGCGACGGACGTTCAAGAACCCAAGCTCATTCTGGCAAAGGAACTCGGAGCGGATGTCACGGTCAACGCTCGAAATGAGGACCCAGTTGCGGCGCTTCATCGTGTGGCGCCCGGAGGATTCTCCAGAGTCATAGAGATAGCTGGCTCTCCGGCAGCCCAGGAGCAGGCCATTCACATTGCCCGGAAGGGCGGCGCCGTAGTGTACTGCGGCATCTCCCACGCGAGGCTCCCGCTTTCGGAGTCCAGCGTTGATGTGTTGATGAGGCGCGAAATCAGTATTGTGGGCTCCTGGAATTCCGGGTTTGCTCCCGATGAATCCACGAATGACTGGGCCACGTCCGTGCACTTCTTCGGCCAAAGGGCCCTGCGGGCGCTTCCACTCGTGACACACAGGTATGCTCTGGACCAAGTGAAGCAGGCTTTTGCTATGGCCGCAGACAGAGGCAGCTACTTCAACAAGATCTTGTTCCTGCCATAG
- a CDS encoding transposase, protein MTFGCIRWVQNKALGNREQLYQECGKGSTYNRDARLLTEWKREASWLSEVSAVPLQQALRHLQTAYNDFFAKRAGKLRFKRKKDVQSATFMRNAFRWDGENLRLAKTDEPLPIRWSRRFTGKPSSVTVTLDRAGRYHVSILVDEELQPLPPVKQTVGIDCGLQHAVIPSRGRPADNPRFFAKDERKLAKAQRQLARKQKGSGNHEKARLRVARIHARIADRRKDWLHKLTTQLIRENQVVCAESLAVKNMVRDHTLAKAIHDVGWGELVRQLEYKAKWYGRTLVEIDQWFPSSKLCHDCGYKLDSLPLFVREWICPACGVVHDRDQNAAHNVESEGLRLLNPSA, encoded by the coding sequence ATGACGTTTGGTTGTATCCGGTGGGTCCAGAACAAGGCCCTTGGGAACCGGGAGCAACTCTACCAGGAGTGTGGGAAGGGCAGCACCTATAACCGGGACGCCAGATTGCTGACCGAGTGGAAGCGGGAAGCCTCTTGGTTAAGCGAAGTCTCCGCAGTACCGCTCCAGCAGGCTTTGCGCCATCTCCAGACTGCCTACAACGACTTTTTCGCCAAACGAGCCGGGAAGCTGCGATTCAAGCGCAAGAAGGATGTTCAGTCAGCCACTTTCATGCGCAATGCCTTTCGCTGGGATGGCGAGAACCTTCGGCTGGCGAAGACGGACGAACCTCTCCCTATCAGGTGGAGCCGGCGCTTCACAGGTAAGCCTTCATCGGTCACAGTAACCTTGGACAGGGCGGGGCGGTACCATGTTTCCATCCTGGTTGATGAGGAGCTTCAGCCCCTTCCCCCGGTGAAACAGACAGTAGGTATCGACTGCGGGTTGCAGCATGCTGTCATCCCTAGTCGTGGCCGCCCGGCGGACAATCCAAGGTTCTTTGCCAAGGATGAAAGGAAGCTTGCCAAAGCTCAGCGGCAACTCGCAAGGAAGCAGAAAGGCTCCGGGAATCATGAAAAGGCACGTTTGAGGGTGGCGCGTATTCACGCCCGGATTGCCGATCGGCGCAAGGACTGGCTTCACAAGTTGACGACTCAGCTCATCCGCGAAAACCAAGTGGTATGTGCGGAGTCGTTGGCTGTGAAGAATATGGTTCGTGACCATACGCTGGCTAAGGCAATTCATGACGTGGGATGGGGTGAACTTGTCCGTCAGTTGGAATACAAGGCGAAGTGGTATGGCAGAACCCTGGTGGAGATCGATCAGTGGTTCCCATCAAGCAAGCTCTGTCATGATTGCGGCTACAAGTTGGACAGCTTGCCCCTGTTCGTTCGGGAATGGATCTGCCCCGCTTGCGGCGTAGTCCATGACCGGGATCAGAACGCTGCTCACAATGTCGAGTCGGAAGGACTCCGGCTCCTGAACCCTTCGGCCTAA